Proteins from one Bacteroidota bacterium genomic window:
- a CDS encoding cold-shock protein, producing the protein MEKGTVKWFNGTKGFGFISRPNGEDVFVHFKAIVGEGYKNLNEGDKVEFDVEQGPKGLQAANVRTI; encoded by the coding sequence ATGGAAAAAGGAACAGTCAAATGGTTCAACGGAACAAAAGGTTTCGGTTTTATTTCACGACCTAACGGCGAAGATGTATTCGTACACTTCAAAGCAATCGTCGGCGAAGGATACAAAAACCTGAACGAAGGCGACAAAGTCGAATTCGACGTTGAACAAGGTCCGAAAGGACTTCAAGCTGCAAACGTTCGTACAATCTAA
- the ilvD gene encoding dihydroxy-acid dehydratase — translation MMENERSKIITQGTNRAPNRAMLRAVGFGDNDFSKPIIGVANGYSTITPCNMGLNGLTAEAEKGVKESGGMPQIFGTITASDGIAMGTEGMKFSLVSREVIADSIETACNGQCMDGVVAIGGCDKNMPGGMIAMARMNIPAVYVYGGTIKPGHHPKDGRDLNIVSAFEAVGQFSAGKISEAELKEVECFSCPGAGSCGGMYTANTMSSAFEAMGMSLMYSSTMSAEDKEKSDSAHESGKVLMNAVKKNIRPLDIITRKSIENAITVVNAIGGSTNAVLHFLAIAHAAKIPLTIDDFEMLRKKVPVLCDLKPSGKYLTVDFHKAGGVPQVMKMLLVNGLLHGDCLTVTGETIVEVLKDVPNEPRADQQVIHPFNKPLYKEGHLIILKGNLATEGAVAKVTGVKNPVITGPARVFDSEELAMAAITGNKINAGDILVIRYEGPKGGPGMREMLAPTSAIIGRGLGDKVGLITDGRFSGGTYGLVVGHVAPEAAVGGTIALINEGDSITIDATKNLLQLNLDEKEITRRRSEWKPRRIAYDRGVMAKYAKLVSTSSLGAVTD, via the coding sequence ATTATGGAAAATGAACGAAGTAAAATTATTACGCAAGGGACAAATCGAGCACCAAACCGAGCAATGTTACGCGCGGTTGGATTTGGTGATAATGATTTTTCAAAACCGATTATTGGTGTTGCCAATGGGTATTCTACCATCACACCATGTAATATGGGATTGAATGGGTTAACAGCTGAAGCGGAAAAAGGGGTAAAGGAATCCGGCGGAATGCCGCAGATATTTGGAACCATTACCGCCAGCGATGGAATTGCCATGGGAACGGAAGGAATGAAATTTTCTCTTGTCTCACGGGAAGTGATTGCGGACTCGATTGAAACGGCATGCAATGGGCAATGCATGGACGGCGTTGTGGCAATCGGTGGGTGTGATAAAAATATGCCGGGCGGAATGATCGCCATGGCACGGATGAATATTCCCGCAGTGTATGTGTACGGTGGGACAATCAAACCCGGTCACCATCCGAAAGATGGACGGGATCTGAATATCGTCAGCGCGTTTGAAGCGGTTGGACAATTTAGTGCGGGAAAAATTAGCGAAGCAGAGTTGAAAGAAGTAGAATGTTTCTCCTGTCCGGGTGCCGGTTCATGCGGAGGAATGTACACCGCGAACACAATGTCATCGGCATTTGAAGCAATGGGAATGAGTCTGATGTACTCATCAACAATGTCTGCCGAAGACAAAGAAAAATCGGACAGCGCTCATGAATCGGGAAAAGTGTTAATGAATGCGGTGAAGAAAAATATTCGCCCGCTCGATATCATTACCCGCAAATCGATTGAGAATGCAATTACTGTTGTGAATGCCATCGGTGGTTCGACGAATGCAGTGCTTCATTTTCTTGCCATCGCTCATGCGGCGAAGATTCCGTTGACGATTGACGATTTTGAAATGCTACGCAAAAAAGTTCCGGTGTTGTGCGATTTGAAACCGAGCGGAAAATATCTCACCGTCGATTTCCATAAAGCAGGCGGCGTTCCACAGGTGATGAAAATGCTTCTCGTCAACGGGCTGCTTCACGGAGATTGTCTCACGGTAACCGGAGAGACGATTGTTGAAGTTTTAAAAGATGTACCGAATGAACCACGCGCAGATCAACAGGTGATTCATCCATTCAATAAACCTCTTTATAAAGAAGGACATCTGATAATTTTAAAAGGAAATCTTGCTACAGAAGGAGCTGTTGCAAAAGTGACCGGAGTAAAGAATCCGGTTATTACGGGACCGGCACGCGTATTCGATTCGGAAGAATTGGCAATGGCTGCAATTACCGGAAACAAGATTAATGCGGGAGATATTCTAGTCATCCGATACGAAGGACCAAAAGGGGGGCCGGGTATGAGAGAGATGCTTGCTCCGACATCGGCAATCATCGGTCGTGGACTTGGCGATAAGGTTGGTCTTATTACCGACGGACGATTTTCCGGTGGAACGTATGGACTTGTTGTTGGTCATGTTGCGCCCGAAGCAGCTGTCGGCGGAACAATTGCACTCATTAACGAAGGAGATTCCATTACAATTGATGCGACGAAAAATCTGCTGCAATTGAATCTGGATGAAAAAGAGATCACACGACGACGATCGGAATGGAAACCCCGCCGGATTGCATATGATAGAGGCGTCATGGCAAAATACGCCAAACTCGTTTCCACTAGTTCGCTCGGCGCAGTGACAGATTAA
- a CDS encoding serine hydrolase domain-containing protein, with protein MAQILLFALFQLSAFPFFSEKAEKPTSLENYSNIEPRSVAIATRFDSLFTSIAQRKGFNGNVLVGIHGNAIYKNAFGYSDLKTKEPLNIQSVFQIASVSKQFTAIAIMMLHEQGKLSYSDTVQKFLPDFPYKNITIRQLLSHRSGLPNYMYFSGKYWKKKKEYLTNENVLSQMVHYKPRPEFLPDRRYKYSNTGFAMLALIVERISGLPFDEYMEQNIFRPLGMVNTFVYNPNSKKTIEYETKGYNKNRRKAYIDYLDGVTGDKGIYSTVEDMFRWDQALYSEKIVKQETLDEAFTPASYDYKRDNNYGYGFRLDTLADGSRIVYHGGWWRGYNSLFVRRLDDHTTIIILCNKVNWSFGDIQDLMTIIDTSGM; from the coding sequence ATGGCACAGATTTTACTATTTGCGCTATTTCAATTGTCCGCATTTCCTTTTTTCTCTGAAAAAGCGGAAAAACCAACTTCCCTTGAAAATTATAGCAATATTGAGCCTCGCTCCGTTGCTATAGCTACACGCTTCGATTCCCTCTTTACTTCCATTGCCCAGCGAAAAGGTTTCAACGGAAACGTCCTCGTTGGAATTCACGGCAACGCGATTTATAAAAACGCGTTTGGTTATTCCGATCTTAAGACAAAAGAACCGCTGAATATCCAATCGGTTTTTCAAATAGCATCAGTATCAAAGCAATTCACCGCCATTGCTATTATGATGCTCCACGAACAGGGGAAATTATCGTACTCAGACACCGTTCAAAAATTTCTTCCAGACTTTCCGTATAAGAATATCACCATCCGACAATTATTATCGCATCGCTCCGGGCTTCCAAACTACATGTATTTTTCGGGAAAATATTGGAAGAAGAAAAAAGAATATCTGACAAATGAAAATGTGCTCAGTCAGATGGTTCACTATAAACCTCGCCCGGAATTTTTGCCCGATCGGCGATATAAGTACAGCAATACCGGTTTTGCGATGCTGGCATTGATTGTTGAACGGATTTCAGGGCTTCCGTTTGATGAATATATGGAACAAAATATATTTCGTCCGCTTGGGATGGTCAATACGTTTGTCTACAATCCCAATAGTAAAAAAACGATCGAATACGAGACAAAAGGGTATAATAAGAACAGGCGAAAAGCATATATCGACTACCTTGATGGAGTCACCGGTGACAAAGGTATCTATTCAACCGTGGAAGATATGTTCCGGTGGGATCAGGCTTTATACTCCGAAAAGATTGTGAAGCAAGAGACATTGGATGAAGCATTTACACCAGCGAGTTATGATTATAAGCGTGACAATAATTATGGCTACGGTTTCCGACTTGATACATTGGCAGATGGAAGCAGAATCGTATATCATGGCGGCTGGTGGCGGGGATATAATTCATTGTTCGTACGAAGATTGGATGATCACACGACCATCATTATTCTGTGTAATAAGGTTAATTGGAGTTTTGGCGATATTCAAGATTTGATGACTATTATAGACACTTCGGGTATGTAA